The following are encoded together in the Chlorocebus sabaeus isolate Y175 chromosome 12, mChlSab1.0.hap1, whole genome shotgun sequence genome:
- the ASB6 gene encoding ankyrin repeat and SOCS box protein 6 isoform X3 has translation MPFLHGFRRIIFEYQPLVDAILGSLGIQDPERQESLDRPSYVASEENRILVLTELLERKAHSPFYQEGVSNALLKMAELGLTQAADVLLRHGANLNFEDPVTYYTALHIAVLRNQPDMVELLVHHGADINRRDRERLLCSMLWPAAMGYRSTILRTSGSCWKEGQTSRPPPRMGTQCSPASSSYLVRPWEGTKRRPR, from the exons ATGCCGTTCCTGCACGGCTTCCGGAGGATCATCTTCGAGTACCAGCCGCTGGTGGATGCGATTCTGGGCTCCCTGGGGATCCAGGACCCCGAGCGGCAGGAGTCTCTGGACCG GCCCAGTTATGTCGCCAGCGAGGAGAACCGAATCCTTGTTCTCACTGAGCTGCTGGAGAGGAAAGCCCACTCTCCCTTTTACCAGGAAGGTGTGAGCAACGCCCTGCTCAAGATGGCTGAGCTGGGGCTGACCCAGGCGGCCGACGTTCTCTTGCGGCATGGGGCCAATCTCAACTTTGAAG ACCCAGTCACCTACTACACGGCCTTGCACATCGCTGTCCTGCGGAaccagccagacatggtggagcTGCTGGTGCATCATGGCGCCGACATTAATCGGAGGGACCGG gaAAGACTGCTCTGCTCCATGCTCTGGCCAGCAGCGATGGGGTACAGATCCACAATACTGAGAACATCCGGCTCCTGCTGGAAGGAG GGGCAGACGTCAAGGCCACCACCAAGGATGGGGACACAGTGTTCACCTGCATCATCTTCCTACTTGGTGAGACCGTGGGAGGGGACAAAGAGGAGGCCCAGATGA
- the ASB6 gene encoding ankyrin repeat and SOCS box protein 6 isoform X1: MPFLHGFRRIIFEYQPLVDAILGSLGIQDPERQESLDRPSYVASEENRILVLTELLERKAHSPFYQEGVSNALLKMAELGLTQAADVLLRHGANLNFEDPVTYYTALHIAVLRNQPDMVELLVHHGADINRRDRIHESSPLDLASEEPERLPCLQRLLDLGADVNAADKHGKTALLHALASSDGVQIHNTENIRLLLEGGADVKATTKDGDTVFTCIIFLLGETVGGDKEEAQMINRFCFQVTRLLLAHGADPSECPAHESLTHICLKSFKLHFPLLRFLLESGAAYNCSLHGASCWSGFHIVFERLCSHPGCTEDESHADLLRKAETVLDLMVTNSQKLQLPENFDIHPVGSLAEKIQALHFSLRQLESYPPPLKHLCRVSIRLYLQPWPVDVKVKALPLPDRLKWYLLSEHSGSMEDDI, translated from the exons ATGCCGTTCCTGCACGGCTTCCGGAGGATCATCTTCGAGTACCAGCCGCTGGTGGATGCGATTCTGGGCTCCCTGGGGATCCAGGACCCCGAGCGGCAGGAGTCTCTGGACCG GCCCAGTTATGTCGCCAGCGAGGAGAACCGAATCCTTGTTCTCACTGAGCTGCTGGAGAGGAAAGCCCACTCTCCCTTTTACCAGGAAGGTGTGAGCAACGCCCTGCTCAAGATGGCTGAGCTGGGGCTGACCCAGGCGGCCGACGTTCTCTTGCGGCATGGGGCCAATCTCAACTTTGAAG ACCCAGTCACCTACTACACGGCCTTGCACATCGCTGTCCTGCGGAaccagccagacatggtggagcTGCTGGTGCATCATGGCGCCGACATTAATCGGAGGGACCGG ATCCACGAGAGTAGCCCCTTGGACCTGGCCAGCGAGGAGCCTGAGCGCCTGCCCTGCCTGCAGCGCCTCCTGGATCTTGGAGCTGACGTCAATGCCGCTGACAAGCATG gaAAGACTGCTCTGCTCCATGCTCTGGCCAGCAGCGATGGGGTACAGATCCACAATACTGAGAACATCCGGCTCCTGCTGGAAGGAG GGGCAGACGTCAAGGCCACCACCAAGGATGGGGACACAGTGTTCACCTGCATCATCTTCCTACTTGGTGAGACCGTGGGAGGGGACAAAGAGGAGGCCCAGATGATCAACCGCTTCTGCTTCCAAGTCACACGGCTGCTGCTGGCGCATGGGGCCGACCCCAGCGAGTGCCCGGCCCACGAGTCCCTCACCCACATCTGCCTCAAGAGCTTTAAACTGCATTTCCCTCTCCTGCGCTTCCTGCTGGAGTCCGGAGCCGCCTACAACTGCTCCCTGCATGGCGCGTCCTGCTGGTCTGGCTTTCACATCGTCTTTGAGAGGCTCTGTTCCCACCCAGGCTGCACAGAAGACGAGAGCCATGCGGACCTCCTGCGCAAAGCCGAGACCGTCCTGGATCTCATGGTGACCAACTCTCAGAAACTCCAGCTGCCTGAAAACTTCGATATCCACCCTGTGGGCAGCCTGGCGGAAAAGATCCAGGCCCTCCACTTCTCCTTGAGGCAGCTGGAGAGCTATCCCCCGCCCCTCAAGCACCTGTGCCGTGTGTCCATCCGGCTCTACCTTCAGCCGTGGCCTGTGGATGTGAAGGTCAAAGCCCTGCCTCTGCCTGACAGGCTGAAGTGGTACCTCCTTAGTGAGCACAGTGGCTCCATGGAAGATGACATCTGA
- the ASB6 gene encoding ankyrin repeat and SOCS box protein 6 isoform X2 codes for MRFWAPWGSRTPSGRSLWTDPVTYYTALHIAVLRNQPDMVELLVHHGADINRRDRIHESSPLDLASEEPERLPCLQRLLDLGADVNAADKHGKTALLHALASSDGVQIHNTENIRLLLEGGADVKATTKDGDTVFTCIIFLLGETVGGDKEEAQMINRFCFQVTRLLLAHGADPSECPAHESLTHICLKSFKLHFPLLRFLLESGAAYNCSLHGASCWSGFHIVFERLCSHPGCTEDESHADLLRKAETVLDLMVTNSQKLQLPENFDIHPVGSLAEKIQALHFSLRQLESYPPPLKHLCRVSIRLYLQPWPVDVKVKALPLPDRLKWYLLSEHSGSMEDDI; via the exons ATGCGATTCTGGGCTCCCTGGGGATCCAGGACCCCGAGCGGCAGGAGTCTCTGGACCG ACCCAGTCACCTACTACACGGCCTTGCACATCGCTGTCCTGCGGAaccagccagacatggtggagcTGCTGGTGCATCATGGCGCCGACATTAATCGGAGGGACCGG ATCCACGAGAGTAGCCCCTTGGACCTGGCCAGCGAGGAGCCTGAGCGCCTGCCCTGCCTGCAGCGCCTCCTGGATCTTGGAGCTGACGTCAATGCCGCTGACAAGCATG gaAAGACTGCTCTGCTCCATGCTCTGGCCAGCAGCGATGGGGTACAGATCCACAATACTGAGAACATCCGGCTCCTGCTGGAAGGAG GGGCAGACGTCAAGGCCACCACCAAGGATGGGGACACAGTGTTCACCTGCATCATCTTCCTACTTGGTGAGACCGTGGGAGGGGACAAAGAGGAGGCCCAGATGATCAACCGCTTCTGCTTCCAAGTCACACGGCTGCTGCTGGCGCATGGGGCCGACCCCAGCGAGTGCCCGGCCCACGAGTCCCTCACCCACATCTGCCTCAAGAGCTTTAAACTGCATTTCCCTCTCCTGCGCTTCCTGCTGGAGTCCGGAGCCGCCTACAACTGCTCCCTGCATGGCGCGTCCTGCTGGTCTGGCTTTCACATCGTCTTTGAGAGGCTCTGTTCCCACCCAGGCTGCACAGAAGACGAGAGCCATGCGGACCTCCTGCGCAAAGCCGAGACCGTCCTGGATCTCATGGTGACCAACTCTCAGAAACTCCAGCTGCCTGAAAACTTCGATATCCACCCTGTGGGCAGCCTGGCGGAAAAGATCCAGGCCCTCCACTTCTCCTTGAGGCAGCTGGAGAGCTATCCCCCGCCCCTCAAGCACCTGTGCCGTGTGTCCATCCGGCTCTACCTTCAGCCGTGGCCTGTGGATGTGAAGGTCAAAGCCCTGCCTCTGCCTGACAGGCTGAAGTGGTACCTCCTTAGTGAGCACAGTGGCTCCATGGAAGATGACATCTGA